A single genomic interval of Deinococcus radiotolerans harbors:
- a CDS encoding Crp/Fnr family transcriptional regulator, which translates to MTTLDSLRSAPLLRCAAPGTLAQLAAQATPWPLPRGGALWRCGAPVSAAFLLLSGEVRLTRPQPGGRSLSWPVRRAGELLGLRDVLGTAGTFAEDAVGSADHCDLLTLPSPLLRQLILRDPALTGAALTLLADQTRSAEARLDLLSAPVHARLITYLLERGPHVLPTNSALAGQLGTVPELVSRHLGDLYRQGLIGLRRREIVTLDEAGLRRRLPG; encoded by the coding sequence GTGACGACGCTGGACTCCCTGCGGAGCGCCCCGCTGCTGCGCTGCGCCGCGCCGGGCACCCTGGCGCAGCTGGCCGCTCAGGCCACGCCGTGGCCGCTGCCGCGCGGCGGCGCGTTGTGGCGCTGCGGGGCCCCGGTGAGCGCCGCGTTCCTGCTGCTGAGTGGCGAGGTGCGCCTGACCCGCCCCCAGCCGGGCGGGCGCAGCCTGAGCTGGCCGGTGCGCCGCGCGGGTGAGCTGCTGGGCCTGCGGGACGTGCTGGGCACCGCCGGGACCTTCGCCGAGGACGCCGTGGGCAGCGCGGACCACTGTGACCTGCTGACCCTACCCAGCCCACTGCTGCGGCAGCTGATCCTGCGCGACCCGGCCCTGACCGGCGCGGCCCTGACGCTGCTGGCCGACCAGACCCGCAGCGCCGAGGCCCGACTGGACCTGCTGAGCGCCCCGGTGCACGCGCGCCTGATCACGTACCTTCTGGAGCGCGGGCCGCATGTCCTGCCGACCAACTCGGCGCTGGCCGGGCAGCTGGGGACCGTGCCGGAACTGGTCAGCCGTCACCTGGGGGACCTGTACCGTCAGGGGCTGATCGGGCTGCGCCGCCGGGAGATCGTGACGCTCGATGAGGCCGGGCTGCGCCGCCGCCTGCCGGGCTGA
- a CDS encoding indolepyruvate ferredoxin oxidoreductase subunit alpha, whose product MSYAITSRCAGVRDGACLDVCPIACIHDAGDQFVIHPDECIDCGACATACPVQAIVEGHEAPGALAYARAALHLTP is encoded by the coding sequence ATGAGTTACGCGATCACTTCCCGCTGCGCGGGCGTCCGGGACGGCGCCTGCCTGGACGTCTGCCCCATCGCCTGCATTCACGACGCCGGGGATCAGTTCGTGATTCACCCGGACGAGTGCATTGACTGCGGCGCGTGCGCGACCGCCTGCCCCGTGCAGGCCATTGTGGAGGGCCACGAGGCGCCGGGCGCCCTGGCCTACGCGCGCGCCGCGCTGCACCTGACGCCCTGA
- a CDS encoding HU family DNA-binding protein, which translates to MAKSTKPAAKKPAPAKKGAAKPAPKAEAGKIAKTQIIDMVADKTSLNKKQAGDAVATVIDCIVDALRSGSSVGMPGLGTLSVTQTAARTGVRPGTSERITIPAGKKVRFKVATTLKGTL; encoded by the coding sequence ATGGCCAAGAGCACCAAACCCGCCGCGAAGAAACCCGCCCCCGCCAAGAAAGGCGCGGCCAAGCCCGCCCCGAAAGCCGAAGCCGGGAAGATCGCCAAGACGCAGATCATCGACATGGTCGCGGACAAGACCAGCCTGAACAAGAAGCAGGCCGGAGACGCCGTCGCCACCGTCATCGACTGCATCGTGGACGCCCTGCGCAGCGGCAGCAGCGTCGGCATGCCCGGCCTGGGCACGCTGAGCGTCACGCAGACCGCCGCCCGCACCGGCGTGCGCCCCGGTACCAGCGAACGCATCACCATTCCCGCCGGGAAGAAGGTGCGCTTCAAGGTCGCTACGACCCTCAAGGGCACGCTCTAG
- a CDS encoding DUF6508 domain-containing protein: MVPQFTPDALRAVAAFLPVMTDPAFRFTDGQPPAVVLTDGGIQMRGYAYDPQVARLLETLNAFGWVYQDERFQWPQWAQSPEARALRDDPAVLARATPVQLARLLTIFARQERFNDGARLGFWESGLLLGILHRAAALADATG; this comes from the coding sequence ATGGTTCCTCAGTTCACCCCGGACGCGCTGCGTGCCGTCGCCGCGTTCCTGCCGGTCATGACCGACCCGGCGTTCCGCTTCACGGACGGTCAGCCGCCCGCCGTGGTCCTGACGGACGGCGGCATCCAGATGCGCGGGTATGCATACGATCCGCAGGTGGCGCGGCTGCTGGAGACCCTGAACGCGTTCGGGTGGGTCTACCAGGACGAGCGGTTTCAGTGGCCTCAGTGGGCGCAGTCGCCTGAGGCGCGCGCCCTGCGGGATGACCCGGCGGTGCTGGCGCGGGCCACGCCGGTGCAGCTGGCGCGGCTGCTGACGATCTTCGCGCGGCAGGAGCGGTTCAATGACGGCGCGCGCCTGGGCTTCTGGGAGTCCGGGCTGCTGCTGGGCATCCTGCACCGCGCGGCGGCACTGGCGGATGCGACGGGCTGA
- a CDS encoding UbiX family flavin prenyltransferase, which produces MRLVVGVSGGSGMPYAQAILRALRELDVESHLVVSSGAKRVMTAECSGPQLSDLTALASFVHDDRDLAAGVASGSFRTDGMLVVPCSAGTLAKIAQGFADNLVARAAHVTLKERRRLVLVLREDPLPRPMLLNMLAAHDAGATVMTASAGFYHAPGSVDELLHFVTARVLDQFGLDVPGFRRWREDGA; this is translated from the coding sequence ATGAGGCTGGTGGTGGGGGTGTCGGGCGGCAGCGGCATGCCGTACGCGCAGGCGATCCTGCGGGCGCTGCGCGAACTGGACGTAGAGTCGCATCTGGTGGTCAGCAGCGGCGCCAAGCGGGTCATGACGGCCGAGTGCTCGGGGCCGCAGCTCTCGGACCTGACGGCGCTGGCGTCTTTCGTGCATGACGACCGGGATCTGGCGGCGGGCGTGGCGAGTGGCTCGTTCCGCACGGACGGGATGCTGGTGGTGCCGTGCAGCGCGGGGACGCTGGCGAAGATCGCGCAGGGCTTCGCGGATAACCTGGTGGCGCGCGCGGCGCACGTGACCCTCAAGGAGCGGCGGCGGCTGGTGCTGGTGCTGCGTGAGGATCCGCTGCCGCGCCCGATGCTGCTGAACATGCTCGCCGCGCATGACGCGGGCGCCACCGTGATGACGGCCAGCGCGGGCTTCTATCACGCGCCGGGCAGCGTGGACGAACTGCTGCATTTCGTGACGGCGCGGGTGCTGGATCAGTTCGGGCTGGACGTGCCGGGCTTCCGCCGCTGGCGTGAGGATGGCGCATGA
- a CDS encoding HesA/MoeB/ThiF family protein, translated as MSARPLTRPELRRYSRALLVPEWLDAGAQERVRAAHVLVVGAGGLGSPVIASLAGAGVGTLTVADDDRVDLSNLHRQTLYATPDVGRPKAELAAARAQNINPFVRVRVAPRVTAATLPQLLAGVTLLVDATDNFETRYLIADTCAAQGREWIWGAASGTTGMVSVFGPHAGLRDVFPEPGDDLSCDEAGVLGPVPALTGQLMALEALKVLGGVGEPLRGRLWTFDALSARARTLTLRAPQGTL; from the coding sequence ATGTCTGCCCGGCCCCTGACCCGCCCGGAACTGCGCCGCTACTCGCGCGCGCTGCTGGTCCCCGAGTGGCTGGACGCCGGCGCGCAGGAACGCGTGCGGGCCGCGCACGTGCTAGTCGTCGGCGCGGGTGGGCTGGGCAGCCCCGTGATCGCCAGCCTCGCCGGGGCGGGCGTGGGCACCCTGACCGTCGCGGACGATGACCGCGTGGACCTCAGCAACCTGCACCGCCAGACGCTGTACGCCACGCCCGACGTGGGCCGCCCCAAGGCCGAACTGGCCGCCGCGCGCGCCCAGAACATCAACCCGTTCGTGCGGGTGCGCGTGGCGCCGCGCGTCACGGCCGCCACCCTCCCGCAGCTCCTTGCGGGCGTGACGCTGCTGGTGGACGCCACCGACAACTTCGAGACCCGCTACCTGATCGCCGACACCTGCGCCGCGCAGGGCCGCGAGTGGATCTGGGGCGCGGCCAGCGGCACGACCGGCATGGTCAGCGTGTTCGGCCCCCACGCGGGCCTGCGCGACGTGTTCCCCGAACCCGGCGATGACCTCAGCTGCGACGAGGCCGGCGTGCTGGGCCCGGTGCCCGCCCTGACCGGGCAGCTCATGGCCCTGGAGGCCCTGAAGGTGCTGGGCGGCGTGGGCGAGCCCCTGCGCGGGCGCCTGTGGACCTTCGACGCCCTGAGCGCCCGGGCGCGGACCCTGACGCTGCGTGCACCCCAGGGCACCCTGTAA
- a CDS encoding 6-pyruvoyl trahydropterin synthase family protein yields MPWKLSSEFTFDSAHVITGYDGPCGRLHGHTYRVRMELTSDRLRPSAHVKRAIMVADFKTLKWAKKDVDAGGLDHAYLNDLPDLGDDTTAEVIAAYIHRKTMDRVRADLPEGDDGADLRLHVTLWETPDSSCEYWE; encoded by the coding sequence ATGCCCTGGAAGCTGAGTTCGGAGTTCACGTTCGATTCGGCGCACGTGATCACCGGCTACGACGGGCCGTGCGGGAGATTGCACGGGCACACGTACCGCGTCCGGATGGAACTCACCAGTGACCGCCTGCGCCCCAGCGCACACGTGAAGCGGGCCATCATGGTCGCGGACTTCAAGACCCTCAAATGGGCCAAGAAGGACGTGGATGCGGGCGGTCTGGACCACGCGTACCTGAATGACCTCCCCGACTTGGGCGACGACACGACCGCCGAGGTCATCGCCGCGTACATCCACCGCAAGACGATGGACCGCGTGCGCGCCGACCTGCCCGAGGGGGACGACGGCGCGGACCTGCGCCTGCACGTGACGCTTTGGGAAACCCCGGACAGCAGCTGCGAGTACTGGGAATGA
- a CDS encoding metallophosphoesterase produces MRKFLAFGDVHADFDLLWAALRAASCADGAGLPTPPVQAGLFQVILIGDLVHPKNERDYAQLTGLPRFDHRNPDHLFLAAREQIRHLEKLKAYQEAAPHAVHIILGNHDDAVLNTSYVLGTSGGMVHVEFDPDHGGLILPEHLAAWLRSFPRELRVGTVQFAHVSPLPAHAYYDDLFYADHSPKRWFRESPEYVRMAGLDYGVYGHTQIDGGIHLDEDHNLAMIDALHAREYLELLLDPGQDEPVKNVRAVPF; encoded by the coding sequence ATGCGTAAATTCCTCGCCTTCGGTGACGTGCACGCCGACTTCGACCTCCTCTGGGCCGCCCTGCGCGCCGCCAGCTGCGCCGACGGCGCGGGCCTGCCCACCCCGCCCGTCCAGGCCGGGCTGTTCCAGGTCATCCTGATCGGCGACCTCGTGCACCCCAAGAACGAACGTGACTACGCGCAGCTGACCGGCCTGCCCCGCTTCGATCACAGGAACCCGGACCACCTGTTCCTCGCCGCCCGCGAACAGATCCGGCACCTGGAAAAACTCAAGGCGTACCAGGAGGCCGCGCCGCACGCCGTGCACATCATCCTGGGCAACCACGACGACGCCGTCCTGAACACCAGCTACGTGCTGGGCACCAGCGGCGGCATGGTGCACGTGGAATTCGACCCGGACCACGGCGGCCTGATCCTGCCCGAACATCTCGCCGCGTGGCTGCGCAGCTTCCCGCGCGAACTGCGCGTCGGGACCGTGCAGTTCGCGCACGTCTCACCCCTGCCCGCGCACGCCTACTACGACGACCTGTTCTACGCCGACCATAGCCCCAAACGCTGGTTCCGCGAATCCCCCGAGTACGTCCGCATGGCCGGACTCGACTACGGCGTGTACGGCCACACCCAGATCGACGGCGGCATTCACCTCGACGAGGATCACAACCTCGCCATGATCGACGCCCTGCACGCCCGCGAGTACCTTGAACTCCTGCTCGACCCCGGTCAGGACGAACCTGTGAAGAACGTCCGCGCCGTTCCCTTCTGA
- the queF gene encoding preQ(1) synthase, producing MTNVTAGADCGPQNPGFDRRYDVQGLDAIDVAVLGTFPHVREDDPVRYPGEPMQIEIVTDEFSPVCPWSGLPDFGRLEIRYLPREACVELKSLKYYLTSYRFVGIYHEHATRRVLADLVNLLNPLSMEIRCDYGMRGGLNTICTVNYVAPDHQGA from the coding sequence ATGACGAACGTGACTGCCGGGGCCGACTGCGGACCCCAGAACCCTGGTTTTGACCGCCGCTACGACGTGCAGGGACTCGACGCGATTGACGTGGCCGTGCTGGGCACGTTCCCGCACGTGCGCGAGGACGACCCGGTCCGCTACCCGGGCGAGCCGATGCAGATCGAGATCGTGACCGACGAGTTCAGCCCGGTCTGCCCCTGGAGTGGCCTGCCGGACTTCGGCCGCCTGGAGATCCGGTACCTGCCGCGCGAGGCGTGCGTGGAACTGAAGAGCCTGAAGTACTACCTGACCAGCTACCGCTTCGTGGGTATCTACCACGAGCACGCGACGCGGCGGGTCCTGGCGGATCTGGTAAACCTTCTGAATCCCCTGAGCATGGAGATCCGCTGCGATTACGGCATGCGCGGCGGGCTGAACACGATCTGCACCGTGAACTACGTCGCGCCCGACCATCAGGGGGCGTAG
- a CDS encoding glycerol-3-phosphate acyltransferase, translated as MPDLSATLPPVPTLLVTAAAFLLGSLVSGVLYSRARGADIRDRDLPGGSGTWRQFGRGAAALVTAGDILKGVLAALLARAVVPQGGEALAALVTGAVVAGHCYPAFFGFRGGGGIAPLLGALLVFAPGVLLALLLTAAVVIPTYKATLQARLKLNAVPFTTAVAVPVGLLVGALTGGFWPLLAGGVVMAVRAAHLLRLERA; from the coding sequence ATGCCTGACCTGTCCGCGACGCTGCCGCCCGTGCCCACGCTGCTCGTGACGGCTGCGGCGTTCCTGCTGGGCTCGCTGGTGAGTGGCGTGCTGTACTCGCGCGCGCGCGGCGCGGACATCCGCGACCGGGACCTGCCGGGCGGGAGCGGCACGTGGCGGCAGTTCGGGCGGGGCGCGGCGGCGCTGGTGACCGCCGGCGACATCCTGAAGGGGGTGCTGGCGGCGCTGCTGGCGCGCGCGGTCGTCCCGCAGGGCGGCGAGGCGCTCGCGGCGCTGGTGACGGGCGCGGTCGTGGCCGGGCACTGCTACCCTGCGTTCTTCGGCTTCCGGGGCGGCGGGGGCATCGCGCCGCTGCTGGGCGCGCTGCTGGTGTTCGCGCCGGGCGTGCTGCTGGCCCTGCTGCTCACGGCCGCCGTGGTCATTCCCACGTACAAGGCGACCCTGCAAGCCCGGCTGAAACTGAATGCCGTGCCGTTCACGACGGCCGTGGCGGTCCCGGTGGGTCTGCTGGTGGGGGCGCTGACCGGGGGCTTCTGGCCGCTGCTGGCGGGCGGCGTGGTGATGGCCGTGCGGGCCGCGCACCTGCTGCGCCTGGAGCGCGCGTGA
- a CDS encoding single-stranded DNA-binding protein: MAEPHRVRDALRASMTAWATLTVRDDQARVTLAPDLDVLAPQLDAIDPGWSLTWACDHPSPPIVRARLNVLGATREGLASAHTLQDAKLAALADLARSYGVTPTSDPIWVEYDPEDGANTSELETDTPAPRPAAERPLPPQPPRDPQMEKARRHIEDLLEQLKVAGRGGDAARILMRGYGETLEESRAIYKELHALLKG, from the coding sequence ATGGCCGAACCTCACCGCGTGCGCGACGCCCTGCGTGCCAGCATGACCGCCTGGGCCACCCTGACCGTCCGGGACGACCAGGCCCGCGTGACCCTCGCCCCCGACCTCGACGTGCTCGCCCCGCAGCTCGACGCGATCGACCCCGGCTGGAGCCTCACCTGGGCGTGCGACCACCCCAGCCCCCCCATCGTGCGCGCCCGCCTGAACGTCCTAGGTGCAACGCGCGAGGGTCTCGCCAGCGCGCACACCCTCCAGGACGCCAAACTGGCCGCCCTGGCGGACCTGGCCCGCTCGTACGGCGTGACGCCCACCAGCGACCCCATCTGGGTCGAGTACGACCCGGAGGACGGCGCGAACACCAGCGAACTGGAAACCGACACGCCCGCCCCCCGCCCCGCCGCCGAGCGCCCCCTGCCCCCCCAGCCGCCCCGCGACCCGCAGATGGAAAAAGCCCGCCGGCACATCGAGGACCTCCTCGAGCAGCTGAAAGTGGCCGGGCGCGGCGGGGACGCCGCGCGCATTCTCATGCGTGGCTACGGCGAGACGCTGGAAGAAAGCCGCGCCATCTACAAGGAACTCCACGCCCTCCTGAAAGGCTGA
- a CDS encoding DoxX family protein, whose amino-acid sequence MTTSAGASTSASRSAARVLLGAFMTLAGVGHLSFQRQAFQAQVPTWLPVNKDAVVLASGAAEIAFGLAMLSGARRRQVGLALAAFFVAIFPGNVSQYVSRQSAFGLDTDRKRLVRLLFQPLLVAWALWSTGALRSTGALGRAGARRRGDRPLD is encoded by the coding sequence ATGACGACGTCCGCCGGTGCCTCCACCTCCGCTTCCCGTTCAGCGGCGCGCGTGCTGCTGGGGGCCTTCATGACTCTGGCGGGCGTGGGTCACCTGAGTTTCCAGCGGCAGGCATTTCAGGCGCAGGTGCCGACCTGGTTGCCCGTGAACAAGGACGCGGTGGTACTGGCCTCCGGCGCCGCCGAGATCGCCTTCGGCCTGGCGATGCTCTCCGGCGCGCGGCGGAGGCAGGTGGGGCTGGCGCTGGCAGCCTTCTTCGTGGCGATCTTCCCGGGGAACGTCTCGCAGTACGTGTCGCGCCAGAGTGCCTTCGGCCTGGACACGGACCGTAAGCGCCTGGTCCGGCTGCTCTTCCAGCCGCTGCTGGTGGCGTGGGCGCTATGGAGCACCGGCGCCCTGAGGAGCACTGGCGCGCTGGGCAGAGCCGGGGCGCGGCGCCGCGGGGATCGCCCTCTGGATTAA
- a CDS encoding 4-(cytidine 5'-diphospho)-2-C-methyl-D-erythritol kinase has protein sequence MSDPAAVTYFAPAKVNLGLSVRDLRSDGYHELHSLMVPLSVGDDLEIAPADTLTLRVEGADLPEDDGNLVFRAARAYLDAAGAPGGAAITLHKRLPLASGLGGGSSDAATTLMALARLYPAGVNLPALALNLGADVPFFLLGRAAVASGVGEVLSPTPVPRVALVLLNPGVEVSARDAYRWLDAEEAFTPALDVEGILAALSNGRPVPYLNALQDPVAARHAGIRGALSALTDAGLHSPLMSGSGSTCFALARDDAHAHDAAHALTARHPGWWVQSAHVLGG, from the coding sequence ATGAGCGACCCTGCTGCCGTCACGTACTTCGCGCCCGCCAAGGTGAACCTGGGCCTGAGCGTCCGGGACCTGCGTTCGGACGGGTACCACGAACTGCACTCGCTGATGGTCCCCCTGAGCGTCGGGGACGACCTGGAGATCGCCCCGGCGGACACCCTGACCCTACGTGTCGAGGGCGCTGACCTGCCCGAGGACGACGGAAATCTGGTGTTCCGCGCGGCGCGCGCGTACCTGGACGCGGCGGGCGCACCGGGCGGCGCGGCGATCACGCTGCACAAGCGCCTGCCGCTCGCGTCGGGCCTGGGGGGCGGCAGCAGCGACGCGGCCACCACGCTGATGGCGCTGGCGCGGCTGTACCCGGCGGGCGTGAACCTGCCCGCGCTGGCGCTGAACCTCGGTGCGGACGTCCCGTTCTTTCTGCTGGGCCGCGCGGCGGTCGCGTCAGGCGTGGGCGAGGTGCTCTCCCCCACCCCGGTGCCGCGCGTGGCGCTGGTCCTCCTGAACCCGGGCGTGGAGGTCAGTGCCCGTGACGCGTACCGGTGGCTGGACGCCGAGGAGGCCTTCACGCCCGCCCTGGACGTGGAGGGCATCCTGGCGGCCCTGTCGAATGGCCGGCCCGTTCCGTACCTGAATGCGCTTCAAGATCCGGTCGCGGCGCGGCACGCAGGCATCCGCGGGGCGCTCTCGGCCCTGACGGACGCCGGGCTGCACTCGCCACTGATGAGCGGGTCGGGCAGCACCTGCTTCGCACTGGCGCGCGACGACGCGCACGCGCACGACGCGGCGCACGCCCTGACCGCGCGTCACCCGGGCTGGTGGGTGCAGTCCGCGCACGTGCTGGGCGGCTGA
- the ispD gene encoding 2-C-methyl-D-erythritol 4-phosphate cytidylyltransferase, translated as MAHEGPGVRVAALIPAAGSGTRLGLGPKAFVEVAGRSLLGRSAAALAPHVDEVLVALPAGLELPADVTARTVTGGDTRQTSVLALLRATDAEVVLVHDAARPFLPGAVVRAVIAAAREIGAATAALPVADTLVRAGPGGDWGTLTPRERLWAVQTPQGFRRDVLLAAHEAALTDGFAATDDAGLIARTGGAVRLVPGDARLFKVTTPGDLALAQALAPVWDAGGA; from the coding sequence ATGGCGCATGAGGGGCCGGGCGTGAGGGTCGCGGCGCTGATCCCGGCGGCGGGCTCCGGGACGCGGCTGGGCCTGGGCCCGAAGGCGTTCGTGGAGGTCGCGGGCCGCAGCCTGCTGGGCCGCAGCGCCGCCGCGCTGGCCCCGCACGTGGATGAGGTGCTGGTGGCCCTCCCGGCCGGGCTGGAACTGCCCGCTGACGTAACCGCGCGTACGGTCACGGGCGGCGACACCCGGCAGACAAGCGTGCTGGCCCTGCTGCGCGCCACGGACGCCGAGGTGGTCCTCGTGCATGACGCGGCGCGGCCCTTCCTGCCGGGCGCGGTGGTGCGGGCGGTGATCGCCGCGGCACGTGAGATTGGCGCGGCGACGGCGGCACTCCCGGTGGCGGACACGCTGGTGCGGGCCGGTCCGGGCGGCGACTGGGGCACCCTCACCCCACGTGAGAGGCTGTGGGCGGTGCAGACCCCGCAGGGCTTCCGGCGCGACGTGCTGCTCGCGGCGCACGAGGCGGCGCTGACCGACGGGTTTGCCGCCACGGACGACGCGGGCCTGATCGCCCGCACGGGGGGCGCGGTGCGGCTGGTGCCGGGGGACGCGCGGCTGTTCAAGGTGACCACGCCGGGCGACCTGGCCCTGGCACAGGCGCTGGCCCCGGTATGGGATGCTGGGGGGGCATGA
- a CDS encoding penicillin acylase family protein, whose translation MNTQTVGPLRRRGSWGRRVATGVLGTLLLLGAAGGGAYAWLRVTSEPQRSGNVNLAGLGGNVQVTRDAWGVPHIRAQIDEDAVFALGFVHWQDRAWQMDFQRRVAQGRLAEVLGEAALPQDKFLRTWGFQRAAQSALPALDDRSRRLIRAYTAGVNAAQARGKRAPEFRILGYTPEAWQDVDTVSWSKLMAFDLGGNYDEEVLNAHVTRRLGADGLDQVTAPYPADGPTILSADEVGTEKSAPLSGATSVTPSLPEATVAALRAHLRAAEALGLQHLPGKGSNDWVIGGSRTVSGKPILADDPHLALTAPMLWYLADVQGRDLKAIGASIPGLPAIVIGRNERVAWGVTNVNPDVQDLYVEPEGAALTSRQEVIKVKGQPDVTITVRESAHGPVISDNGGGGLNFTDAGPRVALKWTALQPGDTTMDAFLGLNYAQNWTQFTQALSRYVAPSQNFVYADVDGNTGYYAPGRVPIREGWDGSVPVPGDGSREWNGFVPFAQLPHTLNPADGLVVTANNKVVPDSYPYLLGNTRNWAEPYRARRITQLLTATPKLSVADVQRTQLDTHSLVWDDFRPLLLATRPGSDRARQALSTLQGWDGNMTTSSQGALLFEAWLMKLQEMARDELNDTTVMNSLSVLNQLRAGGELCAQGGQGDCAALLTRTLDATLTDLQGRLGDNMQAWTYGKLHQVASNHRAFGKVSALAWLFNHHAPTPGGTNTVNVARPEHDTFAQTHGPSYRQIVDLSAPDRSLYIGSLGQAGSPLAPHATDQMNRWIDGQYLPMSTQAADWGNTQTLTLHPAGQ comes from the coding sequence ATGAACACGCAAACGGTAGGGCCGCTGCGGCGGCGGGGGTCGTGGGGTCGCCGCGTGGCGACCGGAGTGCTGGGTACGCTGCTGCTGCTGGGCGCAGCGGGCGGCGGGGCGTACGCGTGGCTGCGCGTGACCAGCGAACCGCAGCGTTCAGGGAACGTGAACCTGGCGGGGCTGGGCGGGAACGTGCAGGTCACGCGGGACGCGTGGGGCGTGCCGCACATCCGCGCGCAGATCGATGAGGACGCCGTGTTCGCGCTGGGGTTCGTGCACTGGCAGGACCGCGCGTGGCAGATGGACTTCCAGCGGCGCGTGGCGCAGGGCCGCCTGGCGGAGGTGCTGGGCGAGGCGGCTCTGCCGCAGGACAAGTTCCTGCGCACCTGGGGGTTCCAGCGGGCCGCGCAGAGCGCCCTGCCCGCCCTGGATGACCGCTCGCGCCGCCTGATCCGGGCGTACACGGCGGGCGTGAACGCCGCGCAGGCACGCGGGAAACGCGCCCCGGAGTTCCGCATCCTGGGATACACCCCGGAAGCCTGGCAGGACGTGGACACCGTCTCGTGGAGCAAGCTGATGGCCTTCGACCTGGGCGGTAACTACGACGAGGAGGTCCTGAACGCCCACGTGACGCGCCGCCTGGGCGCGGACGGGCTGGATCAGGTGACCGCGCCGTACCCGGCGGATGGACCCACGATCCTCAGCGCGGACGAGGTGGGCACCGAGAAGAGCGCGCCCCTGAGCGGCGCGACCTCGGTCACCCCCAGCTTGCCGGAGGCGACGGTCGCGGCGCTGCGCGCGCACCTGCGGGCCGCCGAGGCGCTGGGCCTGCAGCACCTTCCCGGCAAGGGCAGCAACGACTGGGTGATCGGCGGCTCGCGCACCGTGAGCGGCAAACCCATCCTGGCGGACGACCCGCACCTGGCGCTGACAGCGCCGATGCTGTGGTACCTCGCGGACGTGCAGGGCCGTGACTTGAAGGCGATCGGGGCGAGCATCCCGGGCCTGCCGGCCATCGTGATCGGCCGCAACGAGCGCGTGGCGTGGGGCGTGACGAACGTGAACCCGGACGTGCAGGACCTGTACGTGGAGCCCGAGGGCGCCGCCCTCACCAGCCGCCAGGAGGTCATTAAGGTCAAGGGGCAGCCCGACGTGACGATCACCGTCCGCGAGAGCGCGCACGGCCCGGTCATCAGTGACAACGGGGGCGGCGGCCTGAACTTCACGGACGCCGGGCCGCGCGTGGCCCTGAAGTGGACGGCGCTGCAACCCGGCGACACCACCATGGACGCCTTCCTGGGCCTGAACTACGCGCAGAACTGGACGCAGTTCACGCAGGCGCTGTCCCGCTACGTGGCGCCCAGCCAGAACTTCGTGTACGCCGACGTGGACGGCAACACCGGGTACTACGCGCCGGGCCGCGTGCCCATCCGAGAGGGCTGGGACGGCAGCGTCCCCGTGCCGGGCGACGGCAGCCGCGAGTGGAACGGCTTCGTTCCCTTCGCGCAGCTGCCCCACACCCTGAATCCCGCCGACGGGCTGGTCGTCACCGCGAACAACAAGGTCGTCCCCGACAGCTACCCCTACCTGCTGGGCAACACGCGCAACTGGGCCGAACCGTACCGCGCGCGGCGCATCACGCAGCTGCTGACCGCCACCCCCAAACTGAGCGTGGCGGACGTGCAGCGCACCCAACTGGACACGCACAGCCTCGTGTGGGACGACTTCCGTCCCCTGCTGCTCGCCACGCGCCCCGGCAGTGACCGCGCCCGGCAGGCCCTGAGTACCCTGCAAGGCTGGGACGGCAACATGACCACCAGCAGCCAGGGCGCCCTGCTGTTCGAGGCGTGGCTGATGAAACTGCAGGAGATGGCCCGCGACGAACTGAACGACACGACCGTCATGAACAGCCTGTCCGTGCTGAACCAGCTGCGCGCCGGCGGCGAGCTGTGCGCGCAGGGCGGCCAGGGCGACTGCGCGGCCCTGCTGACCCGCACCCTGGACGCCACCCTGACTGATCTTCAGGGCCGCCTGGGGGACAACATGCAGGCCTGGACGTACGGCAAGCTGCACCAGGTGGCCAGCAACCACCGCGCGTTCGGGAAGGTCAGCGCCCTGGCGTGGCTGTTCAACCACCACGCCCCCACGCCCGGCGGCACAAACACCGTGAACGTCGCCCGGCCCGAGCACGACACCTTCGCGCAGACGCACGGTCCCAGCTACCGCCAGATCGTCGACCTGAGCGCCCCCGACCGCAGCCTGTACATCGGCAGCCTGGGGCAAGCGGGCAGCCCGCTGGCACCACACGCCACCGACCAGATGAACCGCTGGATTGACGGGCAGTACCTGCCCATGAGTACCCAGGCCGCCGACTGGGGAAACACGCAGACCCTTACCCTTCACCCGGCCGGACAGTAG